In the Thermoplasmata archaeon genome, TTGAAGAGGAGGAAGAGCCCGAGGAAGAATTCGTATTCTTCGATACCCCGGAACAAACGTTTTCAGTATCATTCTGTGCACCTGTCGTACAGAACAATGTCATTCTTTTGGAGCTGTGAGCGTTTAGTCGCTTTTTGAACGATCCTTCGGATCCTAAACCTCACAATAAAAGCATCAAAAGGAAAGAAAATGACAATCATAAGCATCAAAGAAGGAACTAAAGGCAGAGGCCTTAGAGGCTCTGTCTCGGAATCATCAGGGTCAGACCTTGATATGCTCAACACCATCAACAGGAGGCGATGCGGATGAGCGGCATATTCGAAAGCATATTCAGTACCGCTGATTCGATGGGCCCATTCGAATTCCTGATCTGCATAGGGTCGGCATTAGTGGTGGGATTCATCGTTTCTGCGATATACATCTACAAGAACGCACACAGCGACAGCTTCGCACTGACAGTAGCTCTGCTGCCCGCGATAGTCTCCGTCGTCATAATGGTGGTCAGCGGAGACATCGGAGCTGGAATCGCCATCGCAGGAGCATTCAGTCTGGTAAGGTTCCGTTCCGCACCTGCATCAGCTAAGGAAATCGCCATAATATTCCTGGCCATGGCAGCAGGCCTCTTGATCGGAATGGGATTCCTTGCATTTGCCCTGATATTTGTCGCAATAATCTGTGCAGTAATACTGCTAGCATCGCATGTGAACTTCGGCAAACCGCGTACCAGGATGGCCGAGAAGGTCATTTGCATAACAATACCTGAGGATCTAGATTACAATTCGGATATCGACACCGTGCTTGCAGAATACACCAGTGCCTGCGAGTTGGTCTCAGTCAAGTCTACCAACATGGGAAGCATGTTCAAACTGAAGTACAACGTGACTCTGAAAGATGAACTACAGCAGAAGGAGCTCATCGATAAGATTCGTGTGAGGAACGGAAACCTGGAGGTCGCCATCATGCGCCAGGAAGAGAAGACCGGGGGGCTATGAGGGAGGCAAATCATGGTGCAAAATATGGTATTCAAGAGATACGAACTGAAGTACCTGATGAGTGAAGAACAGAAAGAGTCTGTCTATTCCGCCTTGAAAGACCATATGGTTTTGGATAGGTACGGGCGCTCTTCCATTCGCAACATCTACTTCGACACGGATGATTTTCAAATCGTCCGCCGTTCAATTGAGCGTCCAGTCTACAAGGAGAAGATACGTGTGCGCAGTTACGGTAGACCGCAGTCAGACGGCGAGGTGTTTGTAGAGCTGAAGAAGAAATACAAATCGGTAGTCTACAAACGTCGTCTGACAATGCCGTTGGATGAGGCAATGGGGTGGCTTACAACTGAACATGGAGATTACCCTCATTCGCAGATCGGAGAGGAGATCGATTTCACAAAGAACCGCTACCGTGGGATAAGGCCTGCGATGCTTCTCAGTTACGAACGTGAAGCATACTACGACAAATCAGGTTCTGACCTCCGCATCACGATAGACAGTGACATTATGGCGCGTATGGAGGATGTGAATCTGGATTCAGAGCTTGGAGGTCACAGAGTACTGCCGGAAGGCTATACACTCATGGAGATCAAGACTATGTATGGTTACCCGGAATGGCTGCTAGACATTCTGAACAGCACCCATCTCTACAAGTCATCGTTCAGCAAGTATGGCAACGCGTACAAGGAGATGGTCCTCTGCCGCATGCCTGAAGGATTTCTGAAGATACCGACCGGACCGGCAACGGTAGAGAATCACAGCCGTCTATTGCAGGACACTGTGGCGTGAGGCATCAACCATTTACAAAGACACTGGA is a window encoding:
- a CDS encoding DUF4956 domain-containing protein, whose protein sequence is MSGIFESIFSTADSMGPFEFLICIGSALVVGFIVSAIYIYKNAHSDSFALTVALLPAIVSVVIMVVSGDIGAGIAIAGAFSLVRFRSAPASAKEIAIIFLAMAAGLLIGMGFLAFALIFVAIICAVILLASHVNFGKPRTRMAEKVICITIPEDLDYNSDIDTVLAEYTSACELVSVKSTNMGSMFKLKYNVTLKDELQQKELIDKIRVRNGNLEVAIMRQEEKTGGL
- a CDS encoding polyphosphate polymerase domain-containing protein, with the protein product MVQNMVFKRYELKYLMSEEQKESVYSALKDHMVLDRYGRSSIRNIYFDTDDFQIVRRSIERPVYKEKIRVRSYGRPQSDGEVFVELKKKYKSVVYKRRLTMPLDEAMGWLTTEHGDYPHSQIGEEIDFTKNRYRGIRPAMLLSYEREAYYDKSGSDLRITIDSDIMARMEDVNLDSELGGHRVLPEGYTLMEIKTMYGYPEWLLDILNSTHLYKSSFSKYGNAYKEMVLCRMPEGFLKIPTGPATVENHSRLLQDTVA